A region of the Muricauda sp. MAR_2010_75 genome:
CCGCAGTTGAATCCAAAGTGGTTGAATGGAGACGTGACATCCATGAACATCCCGAACTCAGTAACCGTGAATTCAAAACCGCCGAAAAAATTGCAACCCACCTGAAATCTTTGGGCATTGAAATTCAAACTGGGGTGGCTCATACAGGAGTGGTTGGCATTTTAAAAGGCAACAAACCGGGAAAAGTAGTTGGCCTACGAGCCGATATTGACGCCCTTCCCGTAACCGAACGCAATGATTTGCCTTTCAAATCAACCGTTACCTCCGAATTTTTAGGAAAAGAAGTCGGGGTGATGCATGCCTGCGGACATGATACCCATACTGCTATTTTAATGGGTGTGGCCGAAGTGCTTGCCAAGAACAAGGATAAAATCAAAGGAACCGTAAAATTCATTTTCCAGCCTGCTGAAGAAGGGGCACCTCCGGGAGAGGAAGGTGGAGCCAAATTAATGGTGAAGGAAGGCGCACTTACCAATCCCGATGTTGACGCCATTTTTGGGCTTCACATCAATTCACAAACACCTATAAACACCATCAAGTATAAACCAGGCGGAGCTATGGCATCCGCTCAACGCTTTGTAATCAATGTAAAGGGAAAGCAAACCCACGGCTCCCAGCCATGGGCAGGCGTTGACCCCATTTTGATCAGTGCCAAGATCATCAATGGGCTTCAGACCATCATCAGTCGAGAAACTGAGTTGACCAATGAAGCGGCCGTTATTTCCGTAGGAAAGATTACCAGTGGGGTTCGTTTTAACATCATCCCTGAAAGTGCAGAAATGATTGGGACCATCCGAACTTTGGATTACGACATGCAGAAAAAGCTGAACGACCGTATGATGGAAATGGTTCCTGCCATTGCCAAAGCCTATGGTGGTGATGCAGATATTGAAATCACTACTTCCACTGCGATTACGTTCAACGATTTGGATTTGACCGCTAAGATGGCTCCCAGTTTAGAAAAGGCGGCTGGCAAGGATAATGTATCTGTCACTAAAGCAATCACTGGTGCCGAGGATTTTAGCTATTTCCAGGAAAAAGTACCCGGACTCTTCTTTATTTTGGGAGGAATGGCGCCAGGTACCACAGAATCATTTCCGCACCACACGCCAGACTTTAAAATTGATGATAGTGGACTGTTGTTGGGCGTGAAAGCGATGACGCAACTTACTTTGGATTATTTGAACATGTAAATGGATTCCATTTTAGATTTTTTGAGTGACATTCCTTGGTGGGGGTGGCTACTGAGCTTTCTTTTGATAGTTGCCATTCGGGATATCTTTTTCCAAAAGGCGCACACCATAAGTCATAATTTTCCCATTGTGGGGCATTTGCGGTATTGGCTGGAAAGCATAGGACCGGAAATGCGGCAATACTTTGTCGCCAACAATCGCGAAGAGTTGCCGTTCAACCGGATTGAACGCAGTTGGATTTATGCATCAGCCAAAAAAGAAAATAATTACGAGGGCTTTGGAACAGAACGGGATATCTATAAGCATCAGCACATTTTTGTAAAAAATGCCATGATTGCCTATCAAATGCCAGAAGGTCACCCGAACAGCAAAGACCCTTATTTTATACCCTGCGCCAAGGTGATTGGAGCTTATAACAAGAGGAAAAAGCCCTATCGTCCGGCTTCCATCATCAATGTGTCAGCGATGAGCTTTGGTTCCTTGTCCGCTGCCGCCGTGGAATCCCTGAACAGTGGGGTGCAAAAATGTGGTGCTTATCACAACACGGGTGAAGGAGGCCTCTCTCCTTATCACAAGCAAGGTGGCGATGTTATTTTTCACTTTGGGACAGGTTATTTTGGGGTGCGTACCCGGGATGGGAACTTCTCCATGGAAAAAATGAAAATCCTTGTGGATGAAAATCCCTGCATCAAAGCCATTGAAATAAAACTTTCTCAAGGGGCCAAACCCGGAAAAGGTGGTGTTTTGCCTGGAGCTAAAATCACCCACGAACTTGCAGAAATTAGAGGCGTTGAGGTTGGGAAGGACGTCATCTCCCCTCCCACCCATAAAGCGTTTAGCACTATTCCTGAGCTTTTGGAACTGATCGAAGCCATTGCCGAAGAAACGGGACTTCCAGTAGGCATTAAAGGAGCTATCGGGAAATTGGACCAATGGGAAGAAATGGCCAACCTCATGAAAAAAACAGGAAAGGGTCCGGATTTCATCACTATTGATGGTGGTGAAGGTGGCACAGGAGCAGCTCCGCCCAGTTTTGCAGACCATGTATCCCTGCCTTGGACCTATGGCTTTTCCTCGGTTTACAAAATTTTTAAAGACATGGGTTTAACGGAGCGTATTGTTTTTATCGGGAGTGGGAAATTAGGGTTCCCTGCCAAGGCGGCCATGGCCTTTTCCATGGGTGTTGACTGCATCAATGTGGCTCGGGAAGCCATGATGAGCATTGGGTGCATTCAGGCGCAGGTATGCCATACCAACCGATGCCCTTCAGGCGTGGCCACACAAAACAAATGGCTGCAGAAAGGCATCAATGTTCCGTTAAAGTCGGATCGGTTGGCCCAATATTTCAAGACCTTTCGTAAGGAATTTTTGGAAATCACCCATGCTGCGGGCTATGAACATCCTTGTCAATTTAAGATGAACGACATTCAAGTGAATGTGGATGATGATTATCTTAGTAGCGATTTGGAGGCCGTCTATGGCTACAAAAAAGCAGAGGTGCCTTTCACTTCCATGCAGGAACTTTATGAGTGTTCCCACCTAGGAGGTAAGTCAATTTGAAAAAAACATTATACTTTAGCTCCAAATTTGAACGTCCAAATAATACTACTTATGAGAAAAATACTACCCCTTATCCTCTTTCTTGCTGTTGCTACGTCGGCATTTGCACAACGAAAAAGCGACCTGATTGCTGAAATTGATGACTTAAAGTCCAAAATTTCTGAAGTAGAGCAGGAATTGGCCAAGGCCAAGCGTGAAATTTCTTCAAGCACTGCCAAAGCAGAAGCTTTAGAGGTTGAAAATGCAGGTTTGCGAGATGCCAATGCCACCTTGTTGGGGAATTTGAGCAATTTCTCCGAGTTGTCCAAGCAGAGTTCCAATAATGTGAACAGGGCCATGGAAGCCTTGGCTCGCAAGGAAAAACAATTGAGCGGTATAAACGATATGATCTCTGCCAATGACTCCACAGCCATTGTTTCGTTGACCCGCATTAAGCAGACCTTGGGTGAAAATGCCAACGTGAGTGTTGCTGAAGGTACCATTGTTATCTCCAGTAGTCTGAGTAACCTTTTTGGTTCGGATACTTCCTCTGAACTCACCGAAACCGGAAAAGCTTGGTTGACCAATGTATCCAAAGTCATTTTGGCCAATCCCAATTTTAAAACTGAAGTGGAGGGATTAAACATCACCGGAGAGTTTGGCCCCACCTTTGACCAAGTTGTTGCCGTTTCCAAAGAATTGGTTGGTGTTTTGGGCGTTCCCAGTGAAAAAATTGCCATCACTGCCAAGGATGGCAACTTTAAGGAAGGCGTAAATATCAAATTACAACCAGATTACAAGGGGTTTTATGCCCAAGCAAAGCAAAGTGTCAAGGCGATAAATTAAGTTAAATTATTTATTCGGGATTTTGAGATTCTATTTCTGAGGTGTCTATTTTACTTTTTCCAGTAACGGGGGTGTAATAGAAAATCATCTCCTTATAACCCTTTTCTTCAGTGGAGAGTGGAATTTTATTCAACCCCAACCATTCAACAGATTCATCGTAAGATTCTAAGTTGTCAAATTCAACGGCATAGGTTCGTTCCAATTCTAAATTCTCATTGTTAGCGTAATGGGCATCATTAATTTCGCTCACTAAATCCTCTGGCATTTCCAAAACTGGCATGGGGATGTTGTTATCGCCTGTTCCAAAAGCTCTGTAATTCCATGTCCAATATCTTAAGCTATTCAAGTCAGAAGTATCGTTACTCCTAAACTGGACCATATAATAATCCAAGTCATTGTTCTCCTCAATGAATATTTTATTGTTCTCAATACCAAAATTCAGCTCCCAATTGGGCATGGTAATATCCAAATTATTACCGAATAGGTATGCATAAAGTCCTTTTCCATCTATGAAATAGTTAATGGTATTCGAATATAACCCTAATCCTTCCACAACGGGAAGGTCCACATAATCCCTATAGGTGTCATTGGGTTCGTGAACCACAAAAATTTCGTGGTTGGTGTTTGAGGCCAAATCTGTTTCATTTTCAAATCCATATCTATTAAAAACAAAACTGCCCGGCATGTGGTCCGGTACTTGAAGCGCTATGTATTCATTTGCGGGCATTAAATCACTTTCATCAATGGTAATGACCGGCATGGATAATTCCGGTACAAATCGGTAATATCTATAGTTTTCTTTTTTTCCATCAAAAAGTTCTGGCAGCCCTCCAAGAAAATATGTTTTTAAATAGATGTAATCCGGGAAGTCATATTTAAAACCGACTATCTCCAAAAAACTTCCCCCTCCACTTTTATAAAGATCATATTCAGAACCTGACCCATTATAGAGTGGGTACCCTTCAACATTATCCTCTTCTAAATTAACCTCTACATCAACATAGTTTTGGAGGTTATATGTAGGGTAGTATTGCAATTCATTTCTAGTTTCCCCCAAATTGAACCGATACGTAGTATTTCTTAGGGCCCGATTCTGTCCTTCAATTCCCAAGATTTCATACTTGGCAATGGTATATAGTACATAGTCATCTGGAACGATTTCATCCGTATAGATTCTAGTGGACCCAATCTCTGCTTTTTGGGATTGCAATAGATTGCCATCAGAATCATTGAAGAAAGTCCAGATAGCCGTATATCTTTCATCCTCGTCAGGTGCCATGTTGAATTCCATTAAAAAGTGCTTTATCTCTATCTGAAAATCCTGTGTAGTAACATTTCCAAACTCATCTTCTGAAACAACCTGAATTTGAGCAATACCAACAGGAATGACATACGGATTCAATTGATAATTGAAGTGAAGCTCTGAAGTGGTGAAGATTTCCTCGTCATTGATCACAATTTTGGTCTCAACAGAAGATTCATCTGAAATTACAGCTTCAATATCCGTATAGATTTCAATAGGTCCATCTAAACCAGTTATGGTCAATGTAGGTGCTGTCTCATCCGTGATCTCGACTTCATCATCATCGATTGGCTCTTGCGTAACATCATCATCTGGCAGGTCTATTTGTCCATTTTCACTGTCACATGACATAATTAGGGCTACCAAAAAAAGTAACCAGAAAGATTTAAAATTCATTTTAATAGTTTAGCTCAGTAAGATATTGCCTACAATAAACAGATATTTTTTTAAATAGTAAACAAATTCCGTTGAAGCGTTCTGTTAATCTTATATGTTTGGTTTTTTATTTCACTTTAGCGAAAAATACTTTTTGCAGCTTTGGTTCGTTCTTGTTGTGTAAAATCAACAAAAACCAAACTATCTTATGAGTGGAGATGACATCCTTCAACTTTTTGCGTATTTAATGCCAGCCGTCGTGACTGGCGCCGTAGCCTTTTATTTTTTTAGACTGCACACCCGGAATGAAGATGGTCGCAGACGATTTCTTTTGCACAAAGACGCCCAAGCAGAGACACTTCCCGTTCGACTTCAAGCCTATGAGCGAATGGCTCTCTTTTTGGAACGTATTGCCATCAACAGTCTTGTGGTGAGGGTGGCTCCCAAAGGAAAAAACAAAAGGGATTACGAAAATTTGCTGATCAATCAAGTTGAAACGGAATTCGAGCACAATCTTTCCCAGCAGATTTACATGTCGGAAGAATGCTGGAACATCATTAAAGCAGCCAAAAATGCCACCATTCAGATTATTCGTTCCGCGGGCATGAGTGAAACGGATTCTCCAGATAAATTAAGGGAAGACATCCTTAACCAGACCATGGAGAAACAATCACCTTCCAATACCGCCCTCGCTTTTGTAAAAAAAGAAGTGAGCGAGCTTTGGGATTAGCGTCTATTCTTGATGCTCTGGGTCTATAGGGCTGGTCTCTTCATTTTTATTCTTAGCATAAAGGTAGCCTCTTTTCCACCATAAGGTCATACGTTCCTTGTTGAAAATCAAGGAGTTTGTGGTCAGCACTGTAGGGGTGTAATAGAAATTGATAATCGCGTCTTTTTGGTTGGCCACTAACTTGCCAATTCTAATGTTTTGGTTTTCAATCCGATCCAACATAAAGCTGAAAATGGTGGTAATCAAATCAAAAGGGTTTTTGGTGGACATGCGGTTCAAGTGGTTCACCTCGGTATGCAATACCACCACATCCACTTCGGTGGCGCCTCGATTAAGCGCTTCTTCAATAGGAACCAAAGTACCAAGTCCTCCATCGGCATACTCACAGCCATTCTTTTTTACCAAGCTCATAAAGGGCGTATAATTGGAGGAAATCCAAATCCAGTCACAGAATTCATCGTAGGTACAATCGTTGATGGATTTGTACTCCACTTGGTTCAAGGACAGATTGGATACCGTGACCACCACATCCATATCACTTCGTTTTAATTCCTCAAATTCCTCAACAGTGATGGATTGGCGGATGAGTTTACGTAGGTTTTCACTTTCCCCAAACGTTTTTTTCCCTCTGATAAAATTCTTTACAACGTTCCAGTGGTTGATGGCAATGATTTCAACCCCATGCTTTTTCTTGATTAAAAAGGGACAATTGTTGAAAATGCTTTCTTGATTTACCGAGGAATAAATTTCCTTGATCTTATCCAGTTTATTGAGTGCCAAATGGGATATTAATAGACTTCCGGTGGAGGTGCCCACAAAAATATCATACTTATGTCGGGCCTCCTGAATCAAAAACTGCGCAACACCACCTGCAAAAGCACCTTTGCTTCCACCTCCAGAAATGACCAATGCCCTCATTTGCCCAAAGTTTTATCCAAATATTGCTGTTCTTCTTGATTTAGCAAAGGATAAAGCGCCTTTAATCGAGCCATGCTGCCCTCACTCTTCAAAAATTCCTTTAAAATTTGGCGGGACGATTTTTTAAAATGCCAAACATGATGGCTACAGGCCTCGACCAAGTTTTTCAGTGAAGCATCGTTGAACCCTCCAATGCTCTTCAGATATTGAAACGCCAACAAACGAACTTCAAAGTGATATTCTGAACTGGTATAATTGCTCAATTCTTCAAAATAACTTGGCTTTAGGTCAGCATTGTACTCTGGGGTCACCAAGGCCAAGGTCAACCAAAGCAAGCGGATATTTTTATTGGAAAATCCGATAATACCATCGGTGTTGTCCAAATATTTCTTTCGGTTTTCCGGAAAATCCGTCCAAAGTTTGTACAATGCTGATTCCAAGGTGACATAGCTTTCATCCTCCAACAAAGTCTCAAAATTTAGTTGGATTTCTTGCGGTATTCTGTCCATAGATAATGCCACAGCTTGCCGTACTTTCAAGTTTTCGGTGTTCAGCATTTTGGAAATGATGGGAATGGAAAGCTTACTGCCATAATCCAAGACAAGATGATGCTTCAACTGCTCAGAGTGCAACATGCCCCATGTATCCTGCAAAATGCTCTCCGCGGATTCCAAATCCTCACCAATTTGGTTTTGTAACTCAAAATAGGTTTTAATGGATGGACTTTTTTCCATTAAAAAGGTTTTCACCGCTTCAAATGGAAATTCCGATTCTTGAAGCCAAGTTTCCTCAAAATTCGAAAGGTTCATTCCTGAGGTCTTTTCCATTTCCAGCATAAAATCGGAAATGGTGACATTTTTATAAGCATATTTGTTCAGGTAGTTCTTTATGGCATTTTTAAAGTTGATATCCCCCACTCTTTCCTTTAGCATAACCAAGGCCCAGGCCCCTTTTTCATAAAAAGTAAGACTTCCAGCACTTGAACTGGTCAGTGCCTCTCCATTACCGTCACCAGAAAAATTGTCCAATGCCTGTGCGGTTTCCAAAAGGTGCCAGTAGTAATAGTCATCCCCAAAAATGTCCTTCTCAGCCAAATAGGCATAGAAGGTGGCAAAACCTTCATGCAACCAATGGTGTTCCCCACTTTTCTCCGTAACCAAATTACCAAACCATTGGTGCGCCAACTCATGGGCATTGACATTTACATAGTTTTTGTCCTTAAACGCAATGGAATCCACCGCAAGGGTATTGGAAAAAATAGTGGCACCCGTATTTTCCATTCCCGCATACAAAAAATCTTGAACAGGAATTTGTTTGTAATTCTGCCAGGGATATCTAACGCCAATCTCCTTTTCCAAAAAGTCGAAAATATGTTGGGAGTATCGATAGGTGGGTTCAACTTTTAGGCTATCCTTGGGCTCGTAATACAGTTCTATGGGTACTCCAGAGGTAGAGTGAACGGTCTCCTTTTCAAAATTGCCGATGGCAAAAGCTACAAGGTAGCTGCTCATGGGTTTTTGCATATCAAACTGCCATAAAAAAGCCTTTGAATCAGGGAGTGTATCTTTCTTTACTAATTTACCATTTGAAACTACCTGATAATTCTCTCTTAAAATAAAATTCAAGTTGAACTGCACTTTTTCAGTCATGTCGTCAAAACTTGGTAACCAATGACTGGTATATTTCCCTTGGCCTTGCGTCCAAATTTGCTCATCACCCATGATGTTATCGTCCCAACCCAAAAAATAAACCGTTTGTGTAGGGTGGGCCGTATATCGCAGTTCTATGGAATGGGTATTTCCTTTTTTGAATTTTTCTGAAATAGAAACTGTTCTTCCTGTGCTCGTATAGGGTACACTTTTTTTGTCCAAAAGAACAGAAGAGAAATCTATGCCCTGGGCATTTAAAAAGATGGAATCCACGTCTTTGAGCACATCAAATGTATAAATGACCGATCCATTTATTTTCTTTTCCTGCGGAATTGGTTCGACAAAAACCTCTGCATGGGTAAAGTCCACCTTATCCTGAACCTGGGCGGAGAGCAACTGCGTGAGTAGAAAAAAAATAAGAAATGGGCTTCGCTTCATACCGTCATACTATCAAAAGTCCTTCCAAATTACATATTTTAGTTTGATGAATCCCAATTTTCTGCAAACTCCTATTCCCTATCTAAAAGGTGTTGGCCCCAACAGGGCCGACATACTCAAGGCTGAGCTGGGAATTGAAACCTACAGGGACCTGCTCCATCTGTTTCCCAATCGGTATTTGGATAAGACACAGTACTACAAAATTGCTCAGTTACAACCCAGTGGTGCCGATGTGCAAGTAGTTGGAAAAATAATCCATCTCAAGACTGTGGAACAAAAACGGGGCAAGCGACTC
Encoded here:
- a CDS encoding amidohydrolase, with the translated sequence MKKILALTFLITGVAAFAQDLGKDIAAVESKVVEWRRDIHEHPELSNREFKTAEKIATHLKSLGIEIQTGVAHTGVVGILKGNKPGKVVGLRADIDALPVTERNDLPFKSTVTSEFLGKEVGVMHACGHDTHTAILMGVAEVLAKNKDKIKGTVKFIFQPAEEGAPPGEEGGAKLMVKEGALTNPDVDAIFGLHINSQTPINTIKYKPGGAMASAQRFVINVKGKQTHGSQPWAGVDPILISAKIINGLQTIISRETELTNEAAVISVGKITSGVRFNIIPESAEMIGTIRTLDYDMQKKLNDRMMEMVPAIAKAYGGDADIEITTSTAITFNDLDLTAKMAPSLEKAAGKDNVSVTKAITGAEDFSYFQEKVPGLFFILGGMAPGTTESFPHHTPDFKIDDSGLLLGVKAMTQLTLDYLNM
- a CDS encoding FMN-binding glutamate synthase family protein, yielding MDSILDFLSDIPWWGWLLSFLLIVAIRDIFFQKAHTISHNFPIVGHLRYWLESIGPEMRQYFVANNREELPFNRIERSWIYASAKKENNYEGFGTERDIYKHQHIFVKNAMIAYQMPEGHPNSKDPYFIPCAKVIGAYNKRKKPYRPASIINVSAMSFGSLSAAAVESLNSGVQKCGAYHNTGEGGLSPYHKQGGDVIFHFGTGYFGVRTRDGNFSMEKMKILVDENPCIKAIEIKLSQGAKPGKGGVLPGAKITHELAEIRGVEVGKDVISPPTHKAFSTIPELLELIEAIAEETGLPVGIKGAIGKLDQWEEMANLMKKTGKGPDFITIDGGEGGTGAAPPSFADHVSLPWTYGFSSVYKIFKDMGLTERIVFIGSGKLGFPAKAAMAFSMGVDCINVAREAMMSIGCIQAQVCHTNRCPSGVATQNKWLQKGINVPLKSDRLAQYFKTFRKEFLEITHAAGYEHPCQFKMNDIQVNVDDDYLSSDLEAVYGYKKAEVPFTSMQELYECSHLGGKSI
- a CDS encoding M1 family metallopeptidase encodes the protein MKRSPFLIFFLLTQLLSAQVQDKVDFTHAEVFVEPIPQEKKINGSVIYTFDVLKDVDSIFLNAQGIDFSSVLLDKKSVPYTSTGRTVSISEKFKKGNTHSIELRYTAHPTQTVYFLGWDDNIMGDEQIWTQGQGKYTSHWLPSFDDMTEKVQFNLNFILRENYQVVSNGKLVKKDTLPDSKAFLWQFDMQKPMSSYLVAFAIGNFEKETVHSTSGVPIELYYEPKDSLKVEPTYRYSQHIFDFLEKEIGVRYPWQNYKQIPVQDFLYAGMENTGATIFSNTLAVDSIAFKDKNYVNVNAHELAHQWFGNLVTEKSGEHHWLHEGFATFYAYLAEKDIFGDDYYYWHLLETAQALDNFSGDGNGEALTSSSAGSLTFYEKGAWALVMLKERVGDINFKNAIKNYLNKYAYKNVTISDFMLEMEKTSGMNLSNFEETWLQESEFPFEAVKTFLMEKSPSIKTYFELQNQIGEDLESAESILQDTWGMLHSEQLKHHLVLDYGSKLSIPIISKMLNTENLKVRQAVALSMDRIPQEIQLNFETLLEDESYVTLESALYKLWTDFPENRKKYLDNTDGIIGFSNKNIRLLWLTLALVTPEYNADLKPSYFEELSNYTSSEYHFEVRLLAFQYLKSIGGFNDASLKNLVEACSHHVWHFKKSSRQILKEFLKSEGSMARLKALYPLLNQEEQQYLDKTLGK
- a CDS encoding patatin family protein; this encodes MRALVISGGGSKGAFAGGVAQFLIQEARHKYDIFVGTSTGSLLISHLALNKLDKIKEIYSSVNQESIFNNCPFLIKKKHGVEIIAINHWNVVKNFIRGKKTFGESENLRKLIRQSITVEEFEELKRSDMDVVVTVSNLSLNQVEYKSINDCTYDEFCDWIWISSNYTPFMSLVKKNGCEYADGGLGTLVPIEEALNRGATEVDVVVLHTEVNHLNRMSTKNPFDLITTIFSFMLDRIENQNIRIGKLVANQKDAIINFYYTPTVLTTNSLIFNKERMTLWWKRGYLYAKNKNEETSPIDPEHQE